From the genome of Alcanivorax sp.:
TACGTCTTTCACGTCACCGCTCAGTACCGCACCCTGAATGGCCGCACCCATGGCAACCGCTTCGTCCGGGTTCACGTCCTTGCGCGGCTCTTTGCCGAAGAACTCGGATACCTTGGTCTGCACCATCGGCATACGGGTCTGACCACCCACCAGGATCACGTCGGTGATGTCAGAAGCACTCACGCCGGCATCTTTCAGTGCCGTCTTGCAGGGCTCCAGGGAACGAGTGACCAGATCACCCACCAGGGACTCGAGCTTGGCACGGGTCACTTTCACCACCAGGTGCTTGGGACCGGAGGCATCGGCGGTGATGTACGGCAGGTTCACTTCGGTCTGCTCGGCAGAGGACAGCTCGATCTTGGCTTTCTCGGCCGCTTCTTTCAGACGCTGCATGGCCAGCGGGTCGCCGCCCAGGTCGATACCGGAATCGGCCTTGAACTGATCCGCCAGGAAGTTGATCAGGGCCAGGTCGAAATCCTCACCACCCAGGAAGGTGTCACCGTTGGTGGCCAGCACTTCAAACTGGTGCTCGCCGTCCACTTCGGCAATCTCGATGATAGAGATATCGAAGGTACCACCACCCAGGTCGTAAACCGCGATGGTGCGGTCGCCGCCCTTCTTGTCCATGCCATAGGCCAGGGCCGCAGCAGTGGGCTCGTTGATGATACGCTTCACGTCCAGACCGGCGATGCGACCGGCATCCTTGGTGGCCTGACGCTGGGAATCGTTGAAGTAAGCCGGCACGGTGATAACGGCCTCGGTGACGGTTTCACCCAGGTAATCTTCCGCGGTCTTCTTCATCTTCTTCAGCACCTGCGCAGAGATCTGCGGCGGCGCCATCTTTTCGCCCTTCACTTCTACCCAGGCATCACCGTTGTCGGCCTTGGTAATCTTGTAGGGCACCATCTTGATGTCTTTCTGAACCACATCGTCTTCAAAACGACGACCGATCAGACGCTTCACCGCGTACAGGGTGTTCTCCGGGTTGGTCACGGCCTGACGCTTGGCAGCCTGACCCACCAGGGTTTCCTTGTCGTCGGTGTATGCAATGATGGAAGGCGTAGTACGGGCGCCTTCGCTGTTCTCAATAACCTTGGCTTTGTCACCTTCCAGTACAGCCACACAGCTGTTGGTTGTACCCAGGTCGATACCGATGATCTTACCCATATCTCTCTTTCTCCTTCACACCAGCCGGCACCCAATCGGCATACCGGACAGTTGAACTTGTTAACTCGTCTGGCTCCTATATGGCGGTGCTTTCTGCCAATTCAAGGGAGCGTGAAGATTTTGTTTGTTGCCAGTTTCAGCGGGTTAGACGCCTAAAGTCAGAGGTCAGACGTCAAAACCCGAAAACCGGCCGAGGGGCGTCTGACCTCAGACGCCAGACGTCCGACAGCGCTTACGGCGCCTTGCTGACCACCACCCGAGCCGGGCGGATCAGACGGCCATTGAGCTGGTAACCCTTCTCGAGCACCTCAATCACGGTGTTCGGATCCACGTTGGGCACCGGCACCATGGTCATGGCTTCATGCAGCTCAGGGTTGAAGGGTTCATCACTGGGACTGATCTGCTCCAGGTTGTACTTGCCGAACACATCCAGCAGGGACTTGAGCGTCAGCTCGATCCCTTCGCGGGCCCCTTTCAGTGCCTCGTCGTCGGCATCCAGCGCGCCCAGACCACGCTCCAGATTGTCCGCCACGCTCAGCAAATCGCCGGCGAACTTCTCCAGGGCAAACTTGTGGGCGTGCTGCACATCGCGCTCGGCACGGCGGCGCACATTCTGGATTTCGGCCTGGGCACGGATATCCGCTTCGCCCAGTGCCTTCTTCACGGTCGCCAATTCGGCTTCCAGCTCCGCCAGCTTCTCTTCGGCGGTAGGTTCCGCCTGCTCGCCTTCCGCCTCTGCGGCAGCCGCAGCCGCTTCTTGCTCTTCCACAGTCTCTACCTGCGGCTCGGCGTTGTTCTGGTCTTTTTCCTGCTCACTCATTCTTTGACTCCACATCCCAATCCGGGCTTTTTCAGGAAAGCGGGCAAAGATATGGGAACTGATAGTGAGGATTCAAGGGGGGGCTTGGAGGCAGTTAACAGTTAATAGTGAATAGTTAACAGCGGCGCGGGTGGGGTTTGTGGGGGCTGTGACGGCGCTGGCCGCGTTCAGACGGCTGTCTGCGCATCCTGTGGGAGCTTGCCTGCAAGCGATTACCCTCCGGAACCCCGCTTCCGCCAGATCGAGCAGTAGGAGCGGTGGTTCCACCGCGATCTCTGTCTTTCGGGGGGATCGCGGTCGAACGACCGCTTGTATGTTTGAATGCCTCTCCTGCAATGATGCAGGACTTGCCGGGGTGGAGGGACCAACGACGCATCTGACCTCAGGGTACAGACGGTAGGAGACTTGGCCCCACCCCGCACCTATTCATACGCCGATAAAGAATCCATCGGCTGAGTTGCACCTCAGACCGACGATACCAGCAAGCCAGCGTTTAGGTGCGCCCCGACAAGCATGTGTAACCTAGCTCAAGGGGCAGTTCAGTGGCAATGCAAGTAGCAAGATCTATCGTCGGCATCGACGTCGCCAAGGCCGAGTTGGTCATTCATTTCCAGGGCCAGACGTTCACCATCGAGAACACCCCCAAAGCCATTAAACACTGGCTCAAGAGCCTGCCATGCTCCTGTGAGATCGCCATTGAGGCCACAGGGACTTACCACATGGCAGTCATCGAGTTGGCCCATGCCAAAGGGCACCACATTTACGTCATTGATGCTTCACGTCTCAGCAGCTACCGCAAGGGAACAGGCGGCCGAGCTAAAACAGACGCCTCTGACGCCCAGCTGCTTGCCCGCCATCTGCAGAGAGAGAAGGAGGATCTGCGCCGTTGGAGCCCGCCGCCCAAGGCGTATCGAACACTGCAGACACTGCTACGCCGCCGCGCGGCGCTGATCAAGGCGCGAACCATGATCCAACAGAGCCTGGGTGGCGAAAAGATTCTCAAGGCGAGCCTGACAAGGCTGATCTCACAGATCAACAGTCTGGATACACTAATCCAGAAGCATCTTCGCAACACCGTAAGAGAGGCAGGGCTCTGCGATCAGGTACAACGCTGCAAATCTCTGGAAGGTGTGGGCGATCTGACGGCTTACGCCTTGGTCATGGCCTTCCTGCGAGGAGACTTCCGCAACAGCGACGCCTTCGTCGCCTTCCTGGGGATGGATGTCCATGTAAAGGACTCCGGCACCAGAACGGGAAAACGCAAGCTGACCAAAAAAGGCGACTCAGAGACCCGCAGACTGCTTTACTGTGCGGCCATGGCCGCTCGTAAAAGCGCCCGCTGGGCGGGTGTCTACCAAGGTTATCTCGACCGTGGCCTGGCGAAAACGCAGGCCCTGGTCATCCTCGCACGTAAGCTGGTCCGTATCGCCTTCGCGCTGATGAAGAGCCGTACTGACTACGTATCTATGCCTGCCTCATAAAAGGGGTGGACAACATAGAATCTCCTACAACGCCCCTGCCGTAGGAGCCAGCCTGCTGGCGATTGCCCTCCAGAAACCTGCCTGCGCCAGATCATGCTGTAGGAGCGCCACTGGAGGCGCGAACAAACCCTGAAAACGAATAACTCGTTAAAGTCACGCAAACCAACGCGATGATCCAACAGAGGGTTTTGCCTTTCGAAACTCGCTTCTCGCAACTCGAAACGGCATTTTCGCGCCTCCAGTGGCGCTCCTACAGCGAGGTATAGCTGGGTCAGTCATGCCTCCCCTGTGGGAGCTTGCCTGCAAGCGATTGCCCGCCTTCGCGGTGGATTCGGCTCCCACAATTGCCGCAGGAGCCAGCCTGCTGGCGAAAATCGCTTGCAGGCAAGCTCCCACAGAGCCTTCGGCTGCAGGTAGCTAGGCTGTCCACTATCAACTGTCAACTGAATTACAGCTGGGTGAGGGCCGCTGAGAGGATCTTGGCGGTGATATCCACGGTAGGGATCACCTTTTCATAGTCCATCCGCGTCGGGCCGACCACGGCGAGCACCCCCACAGGGCCGTTATCCGCCCGGTAGGGCGCCGAGATCAGGGAATAATCCTCGAACGGGCGGAAGCCGGATTCGCGACCGATGAAGATCTGTACGCCATCCGCCTTCATGGAGCGTTCCAGCAGGTGCAGGATATCGCGCTTGTGATTAAAGGCATCGAACAGGTCGCGCAGCTGGTTCAGGTTATCTGCTTCTGCGGTCTGGATCAGGTTGGATTCGCCTGACACCACGTAGTCGGAATCGGATTCCTCCGTGCGCAGGGCCTTGTCTGCCACCGCCACCGCCGTCTGCATCAAGGCATCCATGTGCTGCCGGTCGGCGTTCATGGTGTTGAGCAGGCCATCACAGATGCTGTTCAGGTCGCAGCCGGCATAGGTGTGATTAATGTAGTTGGCCGCCTGGCGCAGCTCGGCTTCTTCATAATCCCGGTCGGTGTGGATGATGCGGTTCTGCACCTCGGAGCGGTTCACCACCAGCACCACCAGCACCCGCTTGCCGGACAGGGGCAAGAATTCCACCTGCCGTAACGTGGTCACTTCCCGGCGCGGCACCGCCACCAGCCCCGCCATGCGCGTCAGCTCGGCCAGGGTCCTGGAGGCCTGGGAAATCAATTCCTGGGGAGACTGCTCCGGCGCCAGCAGTTGATTGAGCTCGCGCTTGAGATCCCTGTGATCCGGGCGCTCCATCACACTGGAGGCAAGCAGGGAATCCACATACATGCGATAACCCAGCTCGGTGGGGATGCGCCCCGCCGAGGTATGCGGGCTGGCCAGAATCCCCAGATCCTCCAGCTCCGCCATGATATTGCGAATGGTGGCCGGGCTTACCTGCAGGCCACTGCCGGTGGCCAGGGTCTTGGACCCCACCGGCTGACCATCGCGGATATGCCGCTCCACCAGCGTCATCAACAGGCGTTGTTTTCGTTCGTTGAGATCCAGCTTGCTCATAGGAGATATATGTACCAGAAAATCAGCCTCAGCATTATATAAAATTCCCGGGGGCTTACACTGACGCCCCGAATCCCCTACCATTGCCTTAACTGACCATACGAACAGTAAACAAGGATGTTTCAATGAAAGACTACACCAACCCGTATCAAACGCCCGACGCCCAGCCCTCCACCGGGGCCGACAGCACCGCCCCTCTGGCCGGTCGTGGCCAGCGACTGGCGGGCGCCCTCATCGATGGCCTGATCGGCATGGCACTGATCGGCCCGCTGTTTTATTTCAGCGGCACCTGGGAGGCCCTCATGCAGGGGCAGGTCATGGATCTGAGCACCACGCTCACTTGGTTCATCGTGGGCGAAGTGGCGTTCCTGGCCGTGCAGGGCTATCTGCTGTTCAACCGCCAGCAGACCATCGGCAAGTGGTTGCTGAACATGAAAATTGTGGGCATGGAACAGGATGCCGTTCCCGCAGGAAAACTCTACGGGGTTCGCTATCTGCTGATGCACGTCATTGCGCAGATTCCCGTGCTTAACCTGGTGATGATCATCGACCCGCTGCTGATCTTCCGCAAGGACAAGCGCTGCCTGCACGACCTGCTGGCTGGCACCCAGGTTATTGAGGCGCCCAAAGGCTAACACCAGATCGCCCGTTCCGGAGACAACACTATGCTGACACATCTGAGCGTTCGTCATTTTGCCACCGTGGACCAGCTGGAGCTGGAACCGGAGAACGGACTCACCTGCATCAGCGGGGAAACCGGGGCGGGCAAATCCGTGATCATCGATGCCCTAGGCCTGACCCTGGGCGACAGAGCGGATTCCAGTGTGGTCCGTCACGGCCATGACCGTGCCGAAGTGCTGGCCACCTTCGATGTGAGCGATAACCCCGCCGCCCAGCAATGGCTGGCCGAGCGGGAGCTGGACGATGACAATCAATGCCTGCTTCGCCGCACCGTGCGAGCCGATGGCCGCTCGCGGGCCTACATCAACGGCACCCCCACGCCGCTGGCTGAAGTCCGCGATCTGGGTGAGCGGCTGATCAGCATCCACAGCCAGCACGAGCATCAGGCCCTGCTCAAGAAAGAGGCCCACCGCCAGCTGCTGGACAACTATGCCGACGCCCGCGAACTGGCTGCCACCGTGCGCGAGCACTGGCGCGCCTGGCAAAAGGCGCGTCGGGCCCATGACGACGCACTGAATCAGGCCCGCGAACAGAATGAACGGGAAGAGCTGCTGCGCTTTCAGCTGGAAGAACTGGACGCTCTCTCCCTGCAGGAAGGGGAACTGGCCGAACTGGAACAGGAACAACAGCGGCTGGCCAACGCCGACAGCCTGATCCGCATTTGCCAGCAGTCACTGACCGCCCTTTACGAAGGCGACGACGGCACCTGCAACGATCACCTCAGCCAAGTAAGCCACTGGCTGGACGACGCCCGCCGTCAGGATGATGCTCTTGGCACCGTGGCCGATGCGGTGGAATCCGCCCGCCTGCAAGTCGAGGCCGCCGCCGACGACCTGCGCCACTATCTGGAGCGACTGGATCTGGATCCTGAGCGTCTCAGCCATGTGGAAGAGCGCCTCAGCCAGTGCTACACCCTGGCGCGCAAATACCGTATTCGCCCGGAGGAACTGGTGGAGCACCACCGGAACCTGCTCAATGAATCCGAAGCCCTGGGCAATGTGGATGCCCACCTCCACGCCCTCGCCGAGGCGGAAAGCGCCGCCGAAAAGCAATATATGGACAGCGCCCTGAAACTCGGCAAGGCCCGCCGCAAAGCCGGCAAGACACTCACCCAGCAGGTACAGAAGCAGCTCACCGCACTGGGCATGAAGGCCGCCGTCATGGAAGCCCAGCTCTCTGACTGCTCCCCCGGCGCCGATGGTCTGGAAGAGGTGGAATTCCTGTTCACCGCCAACCCCGGCCAGCCGCTCAAGGCGCTGGGCAAGGTCGCCTCCGGGGGCGAACTGTCCCGGGTCAGCCTGGCCATTCAGGTGATCTGCGCCCGCAATCTCACCGTACCCAGCCTGGTGTTCGATGAGGTGGACGTGGGTGTGGGCGGCGGCGTGGCCGAAATCGTTGGCCGACTACTACGGGAACTAGGCAGCCATGCCCAGGTGCTCTGCATCACCCACCAGCCCCAAGTCGCCAGCCAGGGCCAC
Proteins encoded in this window:
- the dnaK gene encoding molecular chaperone DnaK; this encodes MGKIIGIDLGTTNSCVAVLEGDKAKVIENSEGARTTPSIIAYTDDKETLVGQAAKRQAVTNPENTLYAVKRLIGRRFEDDVVQKDIKMVPYKITKADNGDAWVEVKGEKMAPPQISAQVLKKMKKTAEDYLGETVTEAVITVPAYFNDSQRQATKDAGRIAGLDVKRIINEPTAAALAYGMDKKGGDRTIAVYDLGGGTFDISIIEIAEVDGEHQFEVLATNGDTFLGGEDFDLALINFLADQFKADSGIDLGGDPLAMQRLKEAAEKAKIELSSAEQTEVNLPYITADASGPKHLVVKVTRAKLESLVGDLVTRSLEPCKTALKDAGVSASDITDVILVGGQTRMPMVQTKVSEFFGKEPRKDVNPDEAVAMGAAIQGAVLSGDVKDVLLLDVTPLTLGIETMGGVMTPLIEKNTTIPTNASQVFSTADDNQTAVTVHVLQGERKQAGQNKSLGQFNLEDIPPAPRGMPQIEVTFDIDANGILHVSAKDKATGKEQSIQIKASSGLSDEEIDQMVADAEAHADEDKKFEELVQTRNQADHLVHATRKTLDEAGDKATDEEKEAITKAVEELEEAAKGSDKDDIEAKIKALSEVSAPLAQKLYAEQAQQAEGAAGAEGGEQAAGDDVVDAEFEEVDDDKKK
- the grpE gene encoding nucleotide exchange factor GrpE; this encodes MSEQEKDQNNAEPQVETVEEQEAAAAAAEAEGEQAEPTAEEKLAELEAELATVKKALGEADIRAQAEIQNVRRRAERDVQHAHKFALEKFAGDLLSVADNLERGLGALDADDEALKGAREGIELTLKSLLDVFGKYNLEQISPSDEPFNPELHEAMTMVPVPNVDPNTVIEVLEKGYQLNGRLIRPARVVVSKAP
- a CDS encoding IS110 family transposase encodes the protein MQVARSIVGIDVAKAELVIHFQGQTFTIENTPKAIKHWLKSLPCSCEIAIEATGTYHMAVIELAHAKGHHIYVIDASRLSSYRKGTGGRAKTDASDAQLLARHLQREKEDLRRWSPPPKAYRTLQTLLRRRAALIKARTMIQQSLGGEKILKASLTRLISQINSLDTLIQKHLRNTVREAGLCDQVQRCKSLEGVGDLTAYALVMAFLRGDFRNSDAFVAFLGMDVHVKDSGTRTGKRKLTKKGDSETRRLLYCAAMAARKSARWAGVYQGYLDRGLAKTQALVILARKLVRIAFALMKSRTDYVSMPAS
- the hrcA gene encoding heat-inducible transcriptional repressor HrcA — encoded protein: MSKLDLNERKQRLLMTLVERHIRDGQPVGSKTLATGSGLQVSPATIRNIMAELEDLGILASPHTSAGRIPTELGYRMYVDSLLASSVMERPDHRDLKRELNQLLAPEQSPQELISQASRTLAELTRMAGLVAVPRREVTTLRQVEFLPLSGKRVLVVLVVNRSEVQNRIIHTDRDYEEAELRQAANYINHTYAGCDLNSICDGLLNTMNADRQHMDALMQTAVAVADKALRTEESDSDYVVSGESNLIQTAEADNLNQLRDLFDAFNHKRDILHLLERSMKADGVQIFIGRESGFRPFEDYSLISAPYRADNGPVGVLAVVGPTRMDYEKVIPTVDITAKILSAALTQL
- a CDS encoding RDD family protein, whose product is MKDYTNPYQTPDAQPSTGADSTAPLAGRGQRLAGALIDGLIGMALIGPLFYFSGTWEALMQGQVMDLSTTLTWFIVGEVAFLAVQGYLLFNRQQTIGKWLLNMKIVGMEQDAVPAGKLYGVRYLLMHVIAQIPVLNLVMIIDPLLIFRKDKRCLHDLLAGTQVIEAPKG
- the recN gene encoding DNA repair protein RecN, which produces MLTHLSVRHFATVDQLELEPENGLTCISGETGAGKSVIIDALGLTLGDRADSSVVRHGHDRAEVLATFDVSDNPAAQQWLAERELDDDNQCLLRRTVRADGRSRAYINGTPTPLAEVRDLGERLISIHSQHEHQALLKKEAHRQLLDNYADARELAATVREHWRAWQKARRAHDDALNQAREQNEREELLRFQLEELDALSLQEGELAELEQEQQRLANADSLIRICQQSLTALYEGDDGTCNDHLSQVSHWLDDARRQDDALGTVADAVESARLQVEAAADDLRHYLERLDLDPERLSHVEERLSQCYTLARKYRIRPEELVEHHRNLLNESEALGNVDAHLHALAEAESAAEKQYMDSALKLGKARRKAGKTLTQQVQKQLTALGMKAAVMEAQLSDCSPGADGLEEVEFLFTANPGQPLKALGKVASGGELSRVSLAIQVICARNLTVPSLVFDEVDVGVGGGVAEIVGRLLRELGSHAQVLCITHQPQVASQGHQHWQVHKIQGDDTTHTRIHGLDEAARIEELARMLGGVEITESTRNHAREMLSKAQAA